Proteins encoded in a region of the Zea mays cultivar B73 chromosome 2, Zm-B73-REFERENCE-NAM-5.0, whole genome shotgun sequence genome:
- the LOC118476324 gene encoding uncharacterized protein, with the protein MPTRPSCSSMHTPMHPYLPGNFTRVRLPGDNIQRCFARAPFPCALAGRRRTCSLLGLPGVLLPRLGAPASSFSLARFPARASLDADAAFLTSSRYSIAAARHAVCAALSSFAILIFANFSRRFSSTTLSAPACRARLVFGSSPRILRKRKLQCIGR; encoded by the coding sequence ATGCCCACACGTCCGTCCTGCTCCTCCATGCACACGCCCATGCATCCTTATCTCCCTGGAAACTTCACTCGTGTACGGCTCCCTGGTGATAATATTCAGCGATGCTTCGCCAGGGCACCGTTCCCCTGCGCGCTCGCTGGACGCCGTCGCACATGCTCCCTGCTCGGCCTCCCCGGCGTGCTGCTCCCTCGCCTTGGTGCCCCTGCGAGCTCCTTCTCTCTGGCCCGGTTTCCAGCTCGGGCCTCGCTAGATGCCGATGCCGCTTTTCTGACCTCGTCTCGATACTCAATCGCTGCAGCACGCCATGCCGTGTGTGCTGCACTGTCATCATTCGCTATCCTCATTTTTGCTAATTTTTCTCGTCGTTTCTCGTCTACAACCTTGTCAGCTCCTGCGTGTCGTGCGCGTCTTGTGTTCGGGTCGAGCCCCAGGATTTTGAGGaaaaggaagctccagtgcattgGCCGGTGA